In Planctomycetota bacterium, a single window of DNA contains:
- a CDS encoding glycosyltransferase family A protein, protein MPDRPAVEFVVPAYNAADTLADTLRSLVAQSEPRWRAVVVDDGGQDNPEAVVGEINDPRIRIERRTNGGLAAARNTGYRSTTAPAICFLDADDLVEPDFARRMLARLRDADAAACWFRYVGPMLDDLGWTYRVGEHDLHTDRLAGMNPLGVGGVVVRRDALDRVRGGGAVFDESLPVVEDWDLWLRLDAIGARWAIEPAALFVCRLRAQSLSAGVERMWREGLRVVRTSAAAAARRAGLDERALERRWHLRHLARGVAADDAGLVRAIRAELGPLTADDDAELVGALREAFCRRHAVGEHDAGMRAAAWRATIARCLPDRPALAPRVSWTPGRWATIARRAAAAVPAGGTLVIYGLGLNGRAALDALADGPVPVAAIDDHPGAHCPVPRLGVHDLTSSHRVLVTPDRRETIVSRLREAGIDRVLLPEMFEDEPARRAS, encoded by the coding sequence GTGCCCGACCGCCCCGCCGTCGAGTTCGTCGTCCCCGCGTACAACGCCGCCGACACGCTGGCGGACACGCTGCGTTCGCTGGTCGCGCAATCCGAGCCGCGCTGGCGTGCGGTCGTGGTCGACGACGGCGGCCAGGACAACCCCGAGGCGGTGGTCGGCGAGATCAACGATCCGCGCATCCGGATCGAGCGTCGGACCAACGGCGGGCTTGCCGCCGCTCGCAACACGGGTTATCGGAGCACCACCGCGCCGGCGATCTGCTTCCTGGACGCCGACGACCTGGTCGAACCGGATTTCGCGCGGCGGATGCTGGCGCGGCTGCGCGACGCCGACGCCGCCGCGTGCTGGTTTCGGTATGTCGGGCCAATGCTCGACGATTTGGGCTGGACGTACCGCGTCGGGGAGCACGACCTGCACACCGATCGGCTGGCGGGCATGAACCCGCTGGGCGTCGGGGGCGTGGTGGTGCGGCGCGACGCGCTGGACCGCGTGCGCGGCGGCGGGGCGGTGTTCGACGAATCGCTGCCGGTCGTTGAGGACTGGGACCTGTGGCTGCGCCTCGACGCCATCGGCGCCCGCTGGGCCATTGAGCCGGCGGCGCTGTTCGTCTGCCGCCTGCGGGCCCAGTCGCTCTCGGCGGGCGTCGAACGCATGTGGCGCGAGGGGCTGCGCGTGGTTCGCACCAGCGCCGCGGCGGCGGCGCGGCGTGCGGGGCTTGATGAACGCGCGCTCGAACGGCGCTGGCACCTTCGCCACCTCGCGCGGGGGGTAGCGGCCGACGACGCCGGGCTCGTGCGCGCCATCCGCGCCGAACTGGGGCCCCTGACCGCCGACGACGACGCGGAACTGGTGGGCGCGCTGCGCGAAGCGTTCTGCCGGCGGCACGCCGTGGGCGAGCACGACGCGGGGATGCGCGCGGCCGCGTGGCGGGCGACGATCGCGCGCTGCCTGCCCGATCGGCCCGCGCTCGCGCCGCGCGTGTCGTGGACGCCCGGGCGCTGGGCGACGATCGCGCGCCGGGCCGCGGCGGCGGTGCCGGCCGGGGGAACGCTCGTGATCTATGGGCTCGGGCTCAACGGGCGGGCGGCGCTCGACGCGCTGGCCGATGGCCCCGTGCCGGTGGCGGCGATCGACGACCACCCGGGGGCGCACTGCCCGGTGCCGCGCCTCGGCGTGCACGACCTCACGTCGTCGCACCGCGTGCTCGTGACGCCCGACCGGCGCGAGACGATCGTGTCGCGTCTGCGCGAGGCGGGGATCGATCGCGTGCTGCTGCCCGAGATGTTCGAGGACGAACCGGCACGCCGCGCGTCGTGA
- a CDS encoding glycosyltransferase — MTPLVSSIIPAFNAEATLARALDSLLAQSVPAWEAIVVDDGSTDGTGALARAYAARDRRIRVVSQPNAGPSIARNQGIGLASGAFVYFLDADDWLLPAGFEGLLGGAGAGDAACGATLLCDPAGRTLHRIAAGPGVVDEHRLALGNALCTGSHLVRRARYDAEKFDPARRAAEDFDLWSRLAARGLRWTPVDADVSVHRVMPAGLSSDVAGMLRAVREILSRSRERLALEPAGRAARAGAPARAALEFCTLRAAGDATPERAVDMWRADPTLDAPGVISPAHTADAARWAPVLVRAVHESSASAWEVWPGVLRWWRACERAGWGAPGFARDAAACLAPLLVAPEAIMDALLHGLEPPDAVLVAGYGTNGRLLVDAARARGLDVDIHDDRLPAGAGASAAVASQAGASAPAFPPSGPEGLSHHSASRPQDSLRPKDPLRPDTRAVIVTPLDDERLASRWAGDLRLRRWRVVRDELAATIDGRLATLLDAVS; from the coding sequence GTGACCCCGCTCGTCTCGTCGATCATCCCCGCCTTCAACGCCGAGGCGACGCTCGCCCGCGCGCTCGACTCGCTGCTCGCGCAGAGCGTCCCCGCGTGGGAGGCGATCGTCGTGGACGACGGCTCGACCGACGGCACGGGCGCGCTCGCCCGCGCGTACGCCGCCCGAGATCGGCGCATCCGCGTGGTCTCGCAGCCCAACGCCGGCCCGTCGATCGCCCGCAACCAAGGGATCGGCCTGGCCTCGGGCGCGTTCGTTTACTTTCTCGACGCCGACGACTGGCTGCTGCCCGCCGGGTTCGAAGGCCTGCTCGGCGGGGCGGGCGCGGGCGACGCGGCGTGCGGCGCGACCCTGCTGTGCGACCCCGCCGGGCGCACGCTGCACCGCATCGCCGCCGGGCCCGGCGTGGTCGACGAGCACAGGCTCGCGCTCGGCAACGCGCTCTGCACGGGCTCGCACCTTGTGCGCCGCGCTCGCTACGACGCCGAGAAGTTCGACCCCGCGCGCCGCGCCGCCGAAGACTTTGACCTCTGGTCGCGCCTCGCCGCCCGCGGGCTGCGCTGGACGCCCGTCGACGCCGACGTGTCGGTCCACCGCGTCATGCCGGCGGGGCTCAGCAGCGACGTCGCGGGGATGCTGCGCGCGGTGCGGGAGATCCTGTCCCGCTCGCGCGAGCGGCTCGCGCTCGAGCCCGCCGGCCGCGCCGCGCGAGCCGGTGCGCCCGCGCGCGCCGCGCTGGAGTTCTGCACGCTCCGTGCGGCGGGCGACGCCACGCCCGAACGCGCCGTCGACATGTGGCGCGCCGACCCGACGCTCGACGCCCCCGGGGTGATCTCCCCCGCGCACACCGCCGACGCTGCGCGGTGGGCGCCGGTGCTCGTGCGCGCCGTGCACGAGTCGTCGGCGTCGGCGTGGGAGGTGTGGCCGGGGGTGCTGCGCTGGTGGCGCGCGTGCGAACGTGCGGGCTGGGGCGCGCCGGGCTTCGCCCGCGACGCCGCCGCGTGCCTCGCGCCGCTGCTCGTTGCGCCAGAGGCGATCATGGACGCGCTCTTGCACGGGCTCGAGCCGCCAGACGCGGTGCTCGTCGCGGGCTATGGCACGAACGGGCGCCTGCTCGTCGATGCGGCGCGAGCGCGCGGGCTCGACGTCGACATCCACGACGATCGTTTGCCCGCCGGCGCGGGGGCTTCCGCGGCTGTCGCGTCCCAGGCGGGGGCTTCCGCGCCCGCGTTTCCACCCTCGGGGCCAGAAGGGCTCAGCCACCACAGTGCTTCGCGCCCCCAGGATTCACTCCGCCCGAAGGATCCGCTCCGCCCCGACACGCGCGCCGTCATCGTCACGCCGCTCGACGACGAACGCCTCGCGTCCCGCTGGGCGGGCGACCTGCGCCTCCGCCGGTGGCGCGTCGTGCGAGACGAACTCGCCGCGACGATCGATGGCCGCCTCGCGACGCTCCTCGACGCCGTCTCCTAG
- a CDS encoding glycosyltransferase, whose protein sequence is MTPPPLVSVVVPLFNSASTVRDTLASLRAQSLRDWHCIVVDDGSTDDGPALVRALAQDDARLELVHQANRGLAGARNAGLPRCRGRYVYFLDADDLALPGALAALVDACERTPRATGAAYGGIEFRDERATLLDASPHEARHDVGLHELLAGNPFIVHSTMLRRDLLGDDRFDERLRVGEDYDLWLRLASRGVRWAGTPALVAGYRLRARSLSRDFGAMLRVGQSSVRGGFARARLAPGPACDASPARERAVLARLALDYATMAAVAPGGDARLALGVMRDGLAPDDGFAPGTLEPDAFAAALYWGVLYGRCERPFLRPTDGLPAWWALAERWWDVCAASGMLRDPRGTRRAAAARLLDPVAIADRLLDRVPGPGVTVVGCGRNGRALIARAIERSLRVRVRDDRPPGALGALPPGVEPEPMDAPWGLPPVVTPLHDEALAPRFPGAPRWRDALAALVREAVASRDPREAAA, encoded by the coding sequence ATGACCCCGCCCCCGCTCGTCAGCGTCGTCGTCCCGCTGTTCAACAGCGCGTCCACCGTGCGAGACACGCTTGCGTCGCTGCGCGCCCAGTCGCTGCGCGACTGGCACTGCATCGTCGTTGACGACGGCTCGACCGACGACGGCCCGGCGCTCGTCCGCGCCCTCGCGCAGGACGACGCCCGCCTCGAGCTCGTGCACCAGGCCAACCGCGGGCTCGCGGGGGCGCGCAACGCCGGCCTCCCGCGCTGCCGCGGGCGCTACGTGTACTTCCTCGACGCCGACGACCTCGCCCTCCCCGGCGCACTGGCGGCGCTGGTCGACGCCTGCGAGCGCACGCCCCGCGCCACCGGGGCGGCGTACGGAGGGATCGAGTTCCGCGACGAGCGTGCCACGCTCCTCGACGCCTCGCCCCACGAGGCCCGCCACGACGTCGGCCTACACGAACTGCTCGCGGGCAACCCGTTCATCGTGCATTCCACCATGCTCCGGCGCGATCTCCTCGGCGACGACCGCTTCGACGAGCGCCTCCGCGTGGGCGAGGACTACGACCTGTGGCTGCGCCTCGCGTCGCGCGGCGTGCGCTGGGCCGGCACGCCCGCGCTCGTCGCGGGGTACCGCCTGCGCGCCCGCAGCCTGAGCCGCGACTTCGGCGCGATGCTGCGCGTGGGCCAATCGTCGGTGCGGGGCGGCTTCGCGCGGGCGCGTCTCGCGCCGGGGCCCGCGTGCGACGCTTCTCCCGCGCGCGAACGCGCCGTGCTCGCGCGTCTCGCGCTCGACTACGCGACCATGGCCGCCGTGGCGCCCGGGGGCGATGCGCGTCTCGCGCTCGGCGTGATGCGCGACGGGCTGGCGCCCGACGATGGCTTCGCGCCGGGCACGCTCGAGCCGGACGCGTTCGCCGCGGCGCTCTACTGGGGCGTGCTGTACGGGCGGTGCGAGCGCCCGTTCCTTCGCCCGACCGACGGGCTGCCCGCGTGGTGGGCGCTTGCCGAGCGATGGTGGGACGTCTGCGCCGCGTCGGGCATGCTGCGTGATCCACGCGGCACGCGCCGGGCGGCGGCCGCGCGACTGCTCGACCCGGTCGCGATCGCCGACCGCCTGCTCGACCGCGTGCCCGGCCCGGGCGTCACGGTCGTCGGCTGCGGGCGCAACGGACGCGCGCTGATCGCCCGTGCCATTGAGCGTTCGCTCCGCGTGCGCGTGCGAGACGACCGTCCGCCCGGCGCGCTGGGCGCGCTCCCGCCGGGCGTCGAGCCCGAGCCTATGGACGCGCCGTGGGGGCTGCCGCCGGTCGTGACGCCCCTGCACGACGAGGCGCTGGCCCCGCGATTCCCGGGTGCGCCGCGCTGGCGCGACGCGCTGGCGGCCCTCGTGCGCGAGGCCGTTGCGTCGCGCGACCCGCGAGAGGCCGCCGCGTGA
- a CDS encoding methyltransferase domain-containing protein, translating into MTTLATASTTGPAASTGTPTGEPRYATAYRYTDRETKARYIAEKYAPILHGSVLDVGCDKAPLRALVASPSRYTGVDMAPGSDIVLNLDASPLPLANRSYDTVVCTDVLEHLERCHGVFDELCRVANGHVVVSLPNPVRCLLDALRDGAKGRLKYYGLPSQPPPDRHRWFFGAEDARAFVETGAARNGFDVEQMDFESVGNLSWIVNGTDVMDSLNLRLGTMWAVLRRA; encoded by the coding sequence ATGACGACCCTGGCCACAGCGAGCACGACCGGTCCCGCGGCCTCCACGGGCACGCCGACGGGCGAGCCCCGGTACGCGACGGCGTACCGCTACACCGACCGCGAGACCAAGGCGCGGTACATCGCGGAGAAGTACGCCCCGATCCTGCACGGGAGCGTGCTCGACGTCGGGTGCGACAAGGCGCCGCTGCGGGCGCTGGTCGCGAGCCCGTCCCGCTACACGGGCGTCGACATGGCGCCGGGGTCGGACATCGTGCTGAACCTGGACGCGAGCCCGCTGCCCCTCGCAAACCGGTCGTACGACACGGTGGTGTGCACGGACGTGCTGGAGCACCTGGAGCGCTGTCACGGGGTGTTCGACGAGCTCTGCCGCGTCGCGAACGGGCACGTGGTCGTCTCGCTCCCGAACCCCGTGCGCTGCCTGCTGGACGCGCTGCGCGACGGGGCGAAGGGGCGGCTGAAGTACTACGGGCTGCCGTCGCAGCCGCCGCCCGACCGGCACCGCTGGTTCTTCGGCGCGGAGGACGCGCGGGCGTTCGTCGAGACCGGGGCCGCCCGCAACGGGTTCGACGTCGAGCAGATGGACTTTGAGAGCGTGGGCAATCTGTCGTGGATCGTCAACGGGACGGACGTGATGGACTCGCTGAACCTGCGCCTGGGCACGATGTGGGCGGTGCTCCGCCGGGCGTAG
- a CDS encoding glycosyltransferase family 4 protein, producing MGRGIADCLVLVFTEGVSLRAWANLGMLEREWALYRALGPQYGRLVLVTYGGRDDRAALEPELTPEESSKLTVVSNEDGLSPAEYLRTVPARVRAAVAGCESVVVKTNQMQGGEAAVEITRALRASGCAAGLIARGGYLWTRFVAHEHGPQSAAALSAAQRERALCQAADIVVGTTGDMVDDLAWRYGLEPSRCVVVPNYVLLDVEPRASEDREPGTLLYAGQLSKRKNVDLLVRAVALLPEERRRNVVLEIIGEGDQRGALEKLAKELGAPVRFRSRIPHRELVERMSRCTAYVQSSELEGHPKTVLEAMAAGAPVLVVKAPGLAEVVTHGMNGLRVDADPQALATAIEELLNDAEWRDMLGCSAARTVRNEVGLPRIVEVETEVHKRALAHASRSALRVSA from the coding sequence ATGGGCCGCGGGATCGCCGACTGCCTGGTGCTGGTGTTTACGGAAGGGGTGTCACTGCGCGCGTGGGCGAACCTGGGGATGCTGGAGCGCGAGTGGGCGCTGTACCGAGCATTGGGGCCGCAGTACGGGCGGCTGGTGCTGGTGACCTACGGCGGGCGGGATGACCGCGCGGCGCTGGAGCCGGAGTTGACGCCCGAGGAGTCGTCGAAACTGACGGTCGTGAGCAACGAGGACGGGCTGTCGCCGGCGGAGTACCTCCGAACGGTGCCCGCGCGGGTGCGGGCGGCGGTCGCGGGCTGCGAGTCGGTGGTGGTGAAGACGAACCAGATGCAGGGCGGCGAGGCGGCGGTGGAGATCACCCGGGCGCTGCGCGCCAGCGGGTGCGCCGCGGGGCTGATCGCCCGCGGGGGCTATCTCTGGACGCGGTTCGTCGCGCACGAGCACGGCCCGCAGAGCGCCGCGGCCCTGTCGGCCGCCCAGCGCGAGCGCGCCCTGTGCCAGGCCGCGGACATCGTCGTCGGGACGACCGGCGACATGGTGGACGACCTGGCGTGGCGGTACGGGCTGGAGCCGTCGCGCTGCGTGGTGGTGCCGAACTACGTGCTGCTCGACGTGGAGCCCCGCGCGAGCGAGGACCGCGAGCCGGGCACGCTGCTGTACGCCGGGCAGCTCTCGAAACGCAAGAACGTCGATTTGCTGGTGCGTGCGGTGGCGCTGCTGCCCGAAGAACGCCGCAGGAACGTGGTGCTGGAGATCATCGGCGAGGGCGACCAGCGCGGCGCGCTCGAGAAGCTGGCGAAGGAACTGGGCGCGCCGGTCCGGTTCCGCAGCCGCATCCCGCACCGCGAACTGGTGGAGCGGATGTCGCGGTGCACGGCGTACGTCCAGTCGTCGGAACTGGAAGGGCACCCCAAGACCGTGCTGGAAGCCATGGCGGCCGGGGCGCCGGTGCTGGTGGTGAAGGCGCCGGGCCTGGCGGAGGTCGTGACGCACGGGATGAACGGGCTGCGCGTCGACGCCGACCCGCAGGCGCTCGCAACGGCGATCGAGGAACTGCTGAACGACGCCGAGTGGCGCGACATGCTGGGCTGCTCGGCGGCGCGCACGGTGCGCAACGAGGTCGGCCTGCCCCGGATCGTGGAGGTCGAGACCGAGGTGCACAAGCGGGCCCTGGCCCACGCCTCGCGCAGCGCGCTGCGCGTCTCCGCGTAA
- a CDS encoding glycosyltransferase — MSVALPVHRDDGGLAEAFACIAAQRDVDLEILLVLNGADAPTARTARDLAGSDPRARVIELPGANLAAGLNEALRRARHALVARMDADDRCPPDRLARQAAAMHAAPNLAALGTAYERVGPDGARIDRVLPPTDPRETRWRLLLENVFCHGSMMLRRDAVLAVGGYDERCTRAQDYDLWLRLARAADLANLPDVLYTYRVRDADAPSANCAAQAAVAAGAPLDALAFLPDAPDPQARRALRDALARQIAANAPDPDAIGALLTRDGPSREGIHAYLLAHWRRAGALHHAADAGRVACLRDVGRHMRDAGAREVTLWGAGAGAAWIIDRQHDLALPIAAIVDDAPPDTTRHGLRVSRPDSLAPGAHVLIASERFADAIWRASEPHRARGVHVWRLAPVRGPRAEAAR, encoded by the coding sequence GTGTCGGTAGCGCTCCCGGTTCACCGCGACGACGGCGGCCTCGCCGAGGCCTTCGCGTGCATCGCCGCGCAGCGCGACGTCGATCTCGAGATCCTGCTCGTCCTCAACGGCGCCGACGCCCCCACCGCCCGCACCGCCCGCGACCTCGCGGGGAGCGACCCGCGCGCCCGGGTCATCGAGTTGCCCGGCGCCAACCTCGCCGCCGGGCTCAACGAGGCCCTCCGCCGCGCCCGGCACGCGCTCGTCGCGCGCATGGACGCCGACGACCGCTGCCCGCCCGACCGCCTCGCGCGACAGGCCGCCGCGATGCACGCCGCGCCGAACCTCGCGGCGCTGGGCACGGCGTACGAACGCGTCGGGCCCGACGGCGCGCGCATCGACCGCGTCCTGCCCCCGACCGACCCGCGCGAGACCCGCTGGCGCCTGCTGCTCGAGAACGTCTTCTGCCACGGCTCGATGATGCTGCGCCGCGACGCCGTCCTGGCAGTCGGCGGGTACGACGAGCGCTGCACCCGGGCGCAGGACTACGACCTCTGGCTGCGCCTCGCCCGCGCCGCCGACCTCGCGAACCTGCCCGACGTGCTGTACACCTACCGCGTGCGCGACGCGGACGCGCCCAGCGCTAACTGCGCCGCGCAGGCGGCCGTCGCGGCCGGCGCCCCGCTCGACGCGCTCGCCTTCCTGCCCGACGCCCCCGACCCCCAGGCCCGGCGCGCCCTGCGCGACGCGCTCGCCCGCCAGATCGCCGCGAACGCGCCCGACCCCGACGCCATCGGCGCGCTCCTGACACGGGACGGCCCGTCCCGCGAGGGGATCCACGCGTACCTGCTCGCGCACTGGCGCCGCGCGGGCGCCCTGCACCACGCCGCCGACGCCGGACGCGTCGCGTGCCTGCGCGACGTCGGGCGGCACATGCGCGACGCGGGCGCGCGCGAGGTCACCCTGTGGGGCGCGGGCGCCGGCGCCGCGTGGATCATCGATCGCCAGCACGACCTCGCCCTGCCCATCGCCGCCATCGTCGACGACGCCCCGCCCGACACCACCCGGCACGGCCTGCGCGTCTCGCGCCCCGACTCGCTCGCCCCCGGCGCGCACGTGCTCATCGCCAGCGAGCGGTTCGCGGACGCCATCTGGCGCGCGAGCGAGCCCCACCGCGCGCGGGGCGTGCATGTCTGGCGGCTCGCGCCCGTCCGCGGCCCGCGCGCGGAGGCCGCCCGATGA